A single window of Flavobacteriales bacterium DNA harbors:
- a CDS encoding glycosyltransferase family 2 protein has product MASISAVIITFNEERNIGRCLESIQGLADEIIVVDSRSTDNTKQLCESAGARFIEHEFRGYIEQKNLALTYATCEYVLSLDADEALSDRLKQNLAGMKPNLDADGYTFNRLTNYCGKWIRHCGWYPDTKMRLFRRGSGHWAGVNPHDRYALNPGLRQAFIAGDLLHYSFYTVAQHKAQARNFSAIGAQALYDKGIRSNWLKILIHPIAKFARNYLIKLGFLDGYKGLLICLISAQATYRKYLQLRKLGRT; this is encoded by the coding sequence ATGGCAAGCATTTCAGCGGTCATCATCACATTCAACGAAGAGCGGAACATCGGTCGCTGCCTTGAATCCATACAGGGTCTTGCAGATGAGATCATCGTGGTTGATTCCCGCTCTACGGACAACACCAAACAACTGTGTGAATCAGCAGGTGCAAGGTTCATTGAACACGAATTCCGGGGCTACATCGAACAGAAGAACCTGGCCCTCACCTACGCAACCTGCGAATATGTGCTTTCGCTGGATGCGGATGAAGCCTTATCCGACCGGCTGAAACAAAACCTGGCAGGCATGAAGCCGAATCTCGATGCCGACGGATATACTTTCAACCGGCTGACCAACTACTGCGGGAAATGGATCCGGCATTGCGGATGGTACCCGGATACAAAAATGCGGCTCTTCCGGAGGGGCTCCGGACACTGGGCGGGCGTAAATCCCCATGACCGGTATGCACTGAACCCGGGTTTGCGCCAGGCATTCATTGCGGGCGATCTGTTGCATTACTCTTTTTACACCGTTGCCCAACACAAGGCGCAGGCGCGGAATTTCTCAGCCATCGGCGCACAAGCGCTGTACGACAAGGGTATTCGTTCGAACTGGCTGAAGATCCTGATTCATCCCATAGCCAAATTCGCGCGCAACTACCTGATCAAACTCGGATTCCTTGACGGATACAAAGGGCTGTTGATTTGCCTGATCTCGGCCCAGGCGACATACCGAAAATATCTGCAACTTAGAAAACTTGGCCGTACGTAA
- a CDS encoding glycosyltransferase: protein MAVRKPHIRPQPESHMVLHIATARTWRGGEQQMAYLVEELEKQGVEQTVLCTKNSAVETYCRDHGIPFEAIARRTSVSLRFARHIRSLCRHFDVEVIHCHDAHAHTFAVMAATLFGNPTPVVISRRVDFPVSKSRFSRFKYNHHCIRAILCVSDKIREITAPSLRNPSVLHTVYSGIDLDRFANPPSVPVLRKEFGIPDDQRVVANVAALAPHKDYFTFVDTVSELVKSHFPAHYFIIGDGPLRNEVEAYIRQKELGSHITMTGFRKDIPALLPGIDVFLITSKTEGLGTSILDAFACGVPVVATDAGGIPEIVRDGETGLLAPVGNPLELARHVRQMVENDALRKRLVEGATHHLAAFTRSATADATLKIYRSAGLGV, encoded by the coding sequence TTGGCCGTACGTAAGCCCCATATCCGTCCGCAACCGGAAAGCCACATGGTTTTGCACATCGCTACCGCCCGCACCTGGCGGGGTGGTGAACAGCAAATGGCATATCTGGTGGAGGAGTTGGAGAAACAAGGCGTAGAGCAAACCGTGTTGTGTACAAAAAACAGTGCCGTTGAAACGTACTGCAGAGATCATGGAATTCCATTTGAAGCAATCGCCAGGCGAACATCCGTAAGTCTCCGGTTTGCACGACACATACGATCATTATGCCGGCACTTCGACGTGGAAGTGATTCATTGCCACGATGCGCATGCACACACATTTGCCGTGATGGCTGCAACGTTGTTCGGGAACCCTACTCCGGTTGTTATCAGCCGTCGGGTGGATTTCCCGGTTTCCAAAAGCCGGTTCTCCAGGTTCAAATACAACCATCATTGCATCCGGGCCATCCTCTGCGTATCTGATAAGATCCGCGAGATAACCGCACCCTCGCTCCGGAATCCATCGGTATTGCATACGGTGTACTCGGGCATTGACCTGGATCGTTTTGCGAACCCGCCCTCCGTTCCGGTTCTGCGCAAGGAGTTCGGCATTCCGGATGATCAACGGGTGGTGGCCAACGTTGCAGCGCTTGCACCCCACAAGGATTACTTTACATTCGTTGACACGGTGTCGGAACTTGTAAAGTCACATTTCCCCGCGCATTACTTCATCATTGGTGACGGGCCGCTCCGGAATGAGGTTGAAGCGTATATCCGTCAGAAAGAACTGGGGTCACACATCACCATGACCGGATTCAGGAAAGACATTCCCGCACTCTTACCCGGCATTGATGTATTCCTGATCACTTCCAAAACAGAAGGTTTGGGAACATCCATCCTGGATGCCTTTGCATGCGGGGTTCCGGTGGTGGCCACCGATGCCGGAGGTATACCGGAAATCGTAAGAGACGGTGAGACCGGCCTGCTTGCACCGGTTGGCAACCCCCTTGAACTTGCACGGCATGTACGCCAAATGGTTGAAAATGATGCATTGAGAAAGCGGTTGGTGGAAGGCGCCACACATCACCTGGCCGCATTCACCCGATCAGCCACAGCCGATGCCACCCTGAAGATCTACCGTTCGGCAGGTTTGGGTGTGTGA
- a CDS encoding DUF4271 domain-containing protein, with product MLPPTHEIPLAGNSLREDWWFPVIFLLVIIVAWVRAFHQKGVRFLINTFVTTRGTHQSMLDENVMMKKASVFLNLLFAFSMSMFMYLVLWDGTIHIAGWQGGFRGFIQILSILAAVYVLKLAVIRLIGWVFDIRQASQDYAFNVFLWQKGIGVLLLPLVVLMAYLPLKNYNLLVYIGLSIVLILWVVRVFRGYQVAGSVFGFSRFHLILYLCTLEILPLIVGLRLFLKV from the coding sequence TTGCTGCCACCCACTCATGAAATTCCGCTTGCTGGCAACAGTTTGCGTGAAGACTGGTGGTTCCCCGTCATTTTTCTCCTGGTCATCATTGTAGCATGGGTCAGGGCATTTCATCAAAAGGGCGTGCGCTTTCTCATCAATACATTTGTTACCACCCGCGGTACCCATCAGAGCATGCTGGATGAAAACGTAATGATGAAAAAAGCATCGGTGTTTCTGAACCTGTTGTTCGCTTTTTCCATGTCTATGTTCATGTACCTTGTACTTTGGGATGGGACGATTCATATCGCAGGATGGCAGGGTGGATTCCGGGGCTTCATACAAATACTGTCAATCCTGGCCGCCGTTTATGTGTTAAAACTGGCAGTGATCAGGCTGATTGGATGGGTATTTGATATCCGGCAGGCTAGCCAGGATTATGCTTTCAATGTATTCCTTTGGCAAAAAGGAATCGGCGTGCTGTTATTGCCCCTGGTGGTCTTGATGGCTTACCTGCCCCTTAAAAATTATAACCTTTTGGTTTATATCGGATTAAGCATTGTACTCATTCTCTGGGTTGTTCGGGTTTTCCGGGGATATCAGGTGGCTGGTTCTGTTTTCGGATTTTCCAGATTCCATTTGATTCTTTATCTTTGCACGCTTGAAATTTTGCCGCTGATAGTAGGGCTAAGGCTTTTTTTAAAGGTGTAA
- a CDS encoding T9SS type A sorting domain-containing protein — MKRKLLFACLTVLSAVVVTDGVWNQALTDPDGSPAACTGNPADNSGKTCAQSGCHTGNSVSPMTGWITWDGPSSNEYTPGATYNITCTATQSGIVRFGFEASVFDAAGAMSGTMAITNSSQTWMRSLGAKKYITHTLAGNSGSTTKSWTFQWTAPSAGKGSAAVYAAFNCANNNGSDTGDKIYTSVLVLTEATNVSVQDIENNQQIGLQVYPQPFRDEANVSFELSQTEQVSVELYNLAGQKVGDVFDGVMQAGTQRVQIERQRYNLQSGVYFVHMMVGNTAYVQRTMVY; from the coding sequence ATGAAACGAAAGTTACTTTTTGCGTGCCTGACGGTATTATCAGCTGTTGTAGTAACAGATGGAGTGTGGAATCAGGCCTTGACGGATCCGGACGGATCGCCAGCCGCCTGCACGGGAAATCCTGCAGACAACAGTGGTAAAACATGTGCCCAGTCGGGTTGTCATACCGGTAATTCGGTGTCGCCCATGACAGGGTGGATCACCTGGGATGGGCCCTCATCCAATGAGTATACGCCCGGAGCCACGTACAACATTACCTGTACGGCTACACAATCGGGTATCGTGCGTTTCGGTTTCGAAGCATCGGTGTTTGATGCTGCCGGCGCAATGTCGGGCACCATGGCAATTACCAATTCAAGCCAGACATGGATGAGAAGCCTGGGTGCCAAGAAGTACATCACCCATACCCTGGCCGGCAACAGCGGTTCAACCACCAAGTCGTGGACGTTCCAATGGACAGCCCCTTCCGCCGGTAAAGGTTCTGCAGCCGTGTATGCAGCATTCAACTGCGCCAACAACAACGGAAGCGATACCGGAGATAAGATTTACACCTCCGTGCTGGTGTTGACCGAAGCCACCAACGTATCGGTGCAGGACATCGAAAACAACCAGCAGATCGGTCTGCAGGTTTACCCCCAGCCCTTCAGGGATGAGGCCAATGTTTCATTTGAGTTGAGCCAAACCGAGCAGGTTTCGGTGGAACTTTATAACTTGGCCGGGCAAAAGGTCGGAGATGTGTTTGACGGTGTGATGCAGGCAGGTACCCAGCGTGTGCAGATTGAAAGGCAGCGTTACAACCTGCAAAGCGGTGTGTATTTCGTTCATATGATGGTCGGAAACACAGCGTACGTACAGCGCACGATGGTGTATTAA
- a CDS encoding S41 family peptidase — MLKKKLAVAAVVIGLASGAVVSYSFSDNYFEVSKNLEIFATLFKELNIYYVDEANPGDLIKKAIDSMLESLDPYTNYIPESEMEDYRFMTTGQYGGIGALIRKQDDYVIISEPYEDFPAQKAGLRAGDKIIEIDGKSAKGKDTQDISKVLKGEPGTNVNITVERPGEKKPISFDLVREEVKIKSVPYYGMMEDGVGYIKLTGFTRNAAQEVKEALEALKEQNAKSVIFDLRSNPGGLLNEAVDIVNLFTEKGQMVVSTKGKIKEWEKEYHALNTPVDTDIPMAILVNRSSASASEIVSGSLQDLDRGVVIGQRTFGKGLVQTTRPLTYNTQLKVTTAKYYIPSGRCIQALDYSNRNEDGSVGKIPDSLISEFSTRNGRKVFDGGGINPDIEIKPTVVGKITASLYGKMHIFNFVTEFTLNHPEKGKDGNFELSDKDYDEFLAYIKDKDYDYTTKSEGLLEDLKEAAEDEKYFDSFESEYTALKEKMMHDKTSDLHTYKDEIKDLLEVELATRFRYQKGRIEESLKKDLEVQKALEVLKNTQEYKDVLAIHDAPTTPKE, encoded by the coding sequence ATGCTGAAGAAAAAACTGGCGGTAGCAGCCGTTGTCATCGGACTTGCATCAGGAGCAGTTGTCTCCTACAGTTTTTCGGATAATTATTTCGAAGTATCAAAAAACCTTGAAATCTTCGCCACCCTTTTCAAGGAACTTAACATTTATTATGTCGATGAAGCCAACCCAGGCGACCTGATTAAAAAGGCCATCGACTCCATGTTGGAGTCACTCGACCCTTACACCAACTATATACCGGAATCCGAAATGGAAGATTACCGGTTCATGACCACCGGCCAATACGGTGGTATCGGAGCACTGATCCGAAAACAGGACGATTATGTCATCATCTCCGAACCTTATGAAGATTTTCCGGCACAGAAAGCCGGACTCAGAGCAGGAGACAAGATCATTGAAATCGATGGCAAGTCAGCCAAAGGAAAAGATACCCAGGACATCAGCAAGGTACTCAAAGGTGAACCTGGCACCAATGTGAACATCACCGTAGAACGTCCTGGAGAAAAGAAGCCTATTTCATTTGATCTGGTGAGGGAAGAGGTGAAAATCAAAAGTGTACCCTACTACGGCATGATGGAAGATGGTGTCGGGTACATCAAGCTTACAGGCTTCACACGCAATGCCGCACAGGAAGTGAAAGAAGCCCTCGAGGCGCTGAAGGAACAAAACGCCAAATCCGTTATTTTCGATCTGCGCAGCAATCCGGGTGGCCTCCTCAATGAAGCAGTGGACATTGTGAACCTGTTTACCGAAAAGGGACAAATGGTGGTGAGCACCAAAGGTAAAATCAAAGAGTGGGAAAAAGAATACCATGCCCTGAATACCCCCGTGGATACAGACATCCCTATGGCCATTCTTGTGAACCGAAGTTCGGCTTCCGCTTCCGAAATTGTTTCGGGTTCCCTGCAAGACCTCGACCGGGGTGTTGTGATCGGACAAAGGACTTTTGGTAAGGGCCTGGTACAAACCACCCGCCCGCTTACCTACAACACCCAGTTGAAAGTAACCACGGCCAAATACTACATCCCGAGCGGCCGTTGCATTCAGGCCCTGGATTATTCCAACCGCAATGAAGACGGAAGCGTGGGCAAGATCCCCGATTCACTGATCAGCGAGTTCAGCACGCGCAATGGAAGAAAGGTATTTGACGGCGGCGGTATCAATCCCGACATTGAAATCAAACCAACTGTTGTTGGTAAGATCACGGCAAGTCTGTACGGCAAAATGCACATCTTCAACTTCGTTACCGAGTTCACGCTGAACCACCCCGAGAAAGGGAAAGACGGTAACTTCGAGTTGTCGGATAAGGACTACGATGAATTCCTCGCTTATATCAAAGACAAGGATTACGACTATACCACCAAAAGCGAAGGATTGCTGGAAGACTTGAAGGAAGCAGCCGAGGACGAAAAGTACTTCGACTCATTCGAATCTGAATACACCGCCCTCAAGGAAAAAATGATGCATGACAAAACCTCCGATCTGCATACCTATAAGGATGAGATCAAAGACCTGCTGGAGGTTGAACTGGCCACCAGGTTCCGGTATCAGAAGGGTCGTATTGAGGAAAGCCTCAAGAAAGACCTTGAGGTTCAGAAAGCATTGGAAGTCCTGAAAAATACACAGGAATACAAGGATGTATTGGCCATTCACGATGCGCCGACCACGCCAAAGGAATAG
- the meaB gene encoding methylmalonyl Co-A mutase-associated GTPase MeaB — MDIREYSEGIRKGDKRLLARAISMVENATPGYEELLRNLAFSPDIPVVGFTGPPGAGKSTLINALISLLTASGKSVGVVAVDPTSPFHSGALLGDRIRMSDHFESDLVFIRSLASRRSLGGLSAKTLEVVDVMRAFPFDYIFVETVGVGQSEVEIAGLADTTVLVLVPEAGDDIQAIKSGIMEIADVFVVNKSDREGAGVFAKHLVELVHERFHGAWAPPVIQSTAIKGVGCQEILEAIGSHRRMKRDDHTVALYAEKAWRIIQENRMKDVNAEELRQKVRDAVSKGPVNIYALVEAWGY; from the coding sequence ATGGACATCAGGGAATATTCGGAAGGAATTCGCAAGGGCGATAAGCGTTTGCTGGCCCGTGCAATCTCAATGGTTGAAAACGCCACGCCGGGATATGAAGAGCTGCTGCGCAACCTGGCCTTTTCCCCGGACATTCCCGTGGTGGGCTTTACGGGCCCTCCCGGAGCAGGAAAAAGCACATTGATCAATGCCCTGATCTCACTGCTCACCGCATCCGGCAAAAGTGTGGGTGTCGTGGCGGTGGACCCCACCTCGCCATTCCATTCGGGTGCCCTGCTCGGAGACCGCATCCGGATGTCGGATCACTTCGAGAGTGATCTTGTGTTCATCCGTTCCCTGGCCAGCCGCAGGTCCCTGGGTGGTTTGTCGGCCAAAACCCTGGAGGTGGTCGATGTGATGCGTGCCTTTCCGTTCGACTACATTTTTGTGGAAACCGTAGGGGTGGGACAGTCGGAGGTGGAGATTGCCGGTCTGGCTGATACCACCGTGCTGGTGCTTGTTCCTGAGGCGGGAGATGACATCCAGGCGATCAAATCCGGAATCATGGAGATTGCGGATGTGTTTGTGGTGAACAAGTCGGATCGTGAAGGAGCGGGTGTGTTTGCCAAACATCTGGTTGAGTTGGTGCATGAACGGTTTCACGGAGCATGGGCACCACCGGTTATTCAATCCACCGCCATCAAGGGGGTAGGGTGTCAGGAAATTTTGGAAGCGATCGGTTCACATCGTCGCATGAAGCGGGATGATCACACGGTTGCGTTGTATGCGGAGAAGGCATGGCGCATCATCCAGGAAAACCGGATGAAGGATGTGAATGCGGAGGAACTCAGACAAAAGGTACGCGATGCCGTGTCGAAAGGTCCTGTGAATATTTATGCGCTGGTGGAGGCGTGGGGATATTAA
- a CDS encoding acyl-CoA dehydrogenase family protein: MADDRYQAHDYYQVDELLTEEHKMIRDAARAWVRKEVSPIIEDAAQKAVFPGHLIKGMGEIGAFGSYIPAEYGGHGLDQISYGLIMQELERGDSGIRSTASVQTSLVMYPIWKYGTEEQKRKYLPKLATGEFMGCFGLTEPDHGSNPAGMVTRIEDKGDHFILNGAKMWISNAPFAHLAVVWAKDDAGDIRGLVVERGMEGFTTPETHGKWSLRASATGELVFDNVHIPKENVFPDIRGLKGPLGCLNSARYGIAWGAIGAALDCYDSALRYAKERIQFGKPIAAFQLQQKKLAEMITEITKAQLLVWRLGNLRNNDKATPAQISMAKRNNVNMALQIAREARQIHGGMGITGEYPIMRHMMNLESVITYEGTHDIHLLITGMDITGENAFN, translated from the coding sequence ATGGCCGACGACCGCTACCAAGCCCATGACTACTATCAAGTGGACGAACTGCTCACAGAAGAGCACAAAATGATCCGGGATGCCGCCCGGGCATGGGTGCGCAAAGAGGTAAGTCCGATCATTGAAGACGCCGCCCAAAAAGCGGTCTTTCCCGGACACCTGATCAAAGGCATGGGTGAAATCGGCGCATTCGGTTCGTATATCCCCGCCGAATATGGCGGTCACGGACTGGACCAGATCTCGTATGGCCTCATCATGCAGGAACTGGAACGGGGTGACAGCGGCATCCGCTCCACCGCATCCGTGCAGACTTCCCTGGTGATGTACCCCATATGGAAATACGGCACCGAAGAACAAAAACGAAAATACCTGCCCAAACTGGCCACCGGCGAGTTCATGGGTTGCTTCGGACTTACCGAACCCGACCACGGTTCCAACCCGGCCGGCATGGTCACCCGCATCGAAGACAAAGGCGATCATTTCATCCTCAACGGCGCCAAAATGTGGATCTCGAATGCCCCCTTCGCACACCTTGCTGTGGTATGGGCCAAGGACGATGCCGGCGACATACGCGGCCTCGTCGTTGAACGCGGCATGGAAGGCTTCACCACACCGGAAACACACGGGAAGTGGTCGCTGCGCGCCTCCGCCACGGGAGAACTTGTGTTTGATAATGTACACATCCCGAAAGAAAATGTGTTCCCGGATATCCGCGGATTGAAAGGTCCGCTGGGATGTCTTAACTCAGCCCGTTACGGAATTGCATGGGGGGCCATCGGAGCTGCACTCGACTGCTACGATTCCGCCTTGCGTTACGCCAAGGAACGCATCCAGTTCGGGAAACCCATCGCAGCTTTTCAACTGCAACAAAAGAAACTAGCCGAGATGATCACTGAGATCACCAAGGCCCAACTGTTGGTATGGCGGCTCGGCAACCTCAGGAACAACGACAAGGCCACGCCCGCTCAGATCTCCATGGCCAAGCGCAACAATGTGAACATGGCCCTGCAGATCGCCCGCGAAGCCCGTCAGATTCATGGTGGCATGGGCATCACCGGGGAATACCCCATCATGCGGCATATGATGAACCTGGAATCGGTCATCACCTACGAGGGTACACACGACATACACCTGCTGATCACCGGCATGGATATCACTGGCGAAAACGCCTTCAATTAA
- a CDS encoding uroporphyrinogen-III synthase: MKVKRILISQPKPEGDKSPYHDLAKRCKVEVDFRPFIHVEAVDAKEFRKERINILDHTAIIFTSRNAVDHFFRVAKDLRVTIPDTMKYFCISESTAFYLQKYVVYRKRKIFYGNQTFRELMDIIKKHKDENFLLPCSDIHKQEIPEMLDQSGVKYTKAIIYRTVCSDLSDLSSLNYDMLVFFSPSGLKSLLQNFPKFQQKTTRIAAFGPTTAKAVKEAKLRLDVEAPSPQAPSMSMAIEQYLKKNNK, translated from the coding sequence ATGAAGGTTAAAAGGATCCTGATATCCCAGCCCAAACCAGAAGGAGACAAATCCCCCTATCACGATTTGGCCAAAAGGTGCAAGGTGGAAGTTGATTTCCGCCCGTTCATTCATGTTGAAGCGGTTGATGCGAAAGAGTTTCGCAAAGAGCGTATCAACATACTGGACCATACGGCCATTATCTTCACCAGCAGGAATGCGGTAGATCACTTTTTCCGGGTGGCCAAAGACCTGCGTGTCACCATCCCTGACACCATGAAGTATTTCTGCATTTCGGAGTCCACTGCGTTCTACCTGCAGAAATACGTGGTATACCGCAAGCGTAAAATATTCTACGGCAACCAGACTTTTCGTGAATTGATGGACATCATCAAAAAGCACAAGGATGAGAATTTCCTGCTGCCATGTTCTGACATTCACAAGCAGGAAATTCCCGAAATGCTTGACCAATCCGGCGTCAAATACACGAAGGCGATCATATACCGCACCGTCTGCAGTGATCTTTCCGACCTTTCTTCCCTCAACTATGATATGCTGGTTTTCTTCAGTCCGTCAGGGTTGAAATCCCTGCTCCAGAACTTCCCCAAGTTCCAGCAGAAAACTACACGGATCGCCGCCTTCGGCCCTACAACGGCCAAAGCGGTGAAGGAAGCCAAGCTCCGGTTGGACGTGGAAGCCCCGTCCCCGCAGGCTCCATCCATGTCCATGGCCATTGAGCAATACCTGAAAAAAAACAACAAATAG
- a CDS encoding O-antigen ligase family protein: MGKPKFPTLHRHLFHTGLLLVAAGLPLSNFLMSLGQILLLISWLVGKQWRHAVTGFFRNPLALSITAIYFLHVVGLIYTTDFHYAADDLRIKLPLLLLPLILTTSPAIENNWFERILHVFICAVLVSCLSSFAAFFWWGPDRVVDVRDLSLYISHIRFALMMCLSVFVIVYFLSRPRTMVAKMLYLTMAGVLIATLFLLESMTGLTVLVLASFFMMLRWVIYRYRGRFRWLYAALAVMCLVLPAWYVVGVVRTYYSMPVDAPDMEHAESQTPRGNPYFHDAANPARENGHPIYMYICYNELEQAWNERALLRIPGQDRKGHDLQMTLIRFLSSKGLRKDSDGVASLTSTEIKAIENGVANAHYLGHANVGSRIERICWEWDRYRTTGEADGHSVSLRLELWKTSSHLIRMSPLFGIGTGDIDQEFRAEFTRMKTTLSPRWQLRRPHNQYISITVTLGVFGLLVFVFGLLYPLSIRIVRPDYLYVAFLVIALLSMINEDTLETQAGVTFFAFFNTLLLFRHKANHTPKPAER, encoded by the coding sequence GTGGGAAAACCCAAGTTCCCGACCTTACATCGTCACTTATTTCATACAGGCCTGCTGCTAGTTGCAGCAGGTCTTCCTCTTTCCAACTTCCTGATGAGCCTGGGCCAGATCCTGCTGCTCATCAGCTGGCTGGTGGGCAAACAGTGGCGCCATGCAGTGACCGGTTTTTTCAGAAATCCACTGGCACTTTCCATCACGGCCATTTACTTTTTGCATGTGGTGGGGCTCATCTACACAACCGACTTTCACTATGCGGCGGATGATTTACGAATTAAGCTACCGTTGCTGTTACTTCCCCTGATACTGACTACCTCTCCTGCCATAGAAAACAATTGGTTTGAACGCATCCTGCATGTATTCATATGTGCAGTGCTGGTTTCCTGCCTGTCGAGTTTCGCAGCATTTTTCTGGTGGGGGCCCGATCGTGTTGTAGATGTTCGGGATTTGTCGCTCTACATATCACACATCCGGTTTGCACTGATGATGTGTTTGTCTGTGTTCGTGATCGTGTATTTCCTTTCCCGCCCCCGGACGATGGTGGCAAAGATGCTTTACCTGACCATGGCCGGGGTGCTCATCGCTACCCTTTTCCTGCTCGAATCCATGACCGGCCTTACAGTGCTGGTGCTGGCTTCTTTCTTCATGATGCTACGCTGGGTTATCTACAGATACAGGGGAAGGTTCAGGTGGTTGTATGCAGCCCTGGCGGTGATGTGCCTGGTTTTGCCTGCATGGTATGTGGTTGGTGTGGTTCGCACTTATTACAGCATGCCGGTTGATGCGCCGGACATGGAGCATGCCGAATCGCAAACTCCAAGGGGCAATCCATACTTCCATGATGCGGCGAACCCTGCCCGCGAAAACGGACATCCCATTTACATGTATATCTGTTACAATGAACTGGAGCAGGCATGGAATGAAAGGGCGTTGCTTCGCATTCCCGGACAGGACCGGAAGGGCCACGACCTTCAGATGACCCTGATCCGGTTTTTGTCATCCAAGGGGTTGCGGAAAGATTCCGATGGTGTGGCTTCCCTTACCTCAACCGAAATCAAAGCCATTGAAAACGGGGTGGCGAATGCACACTACCTGGGGCATGCAAACGTAGGATCGAGGATTGAAAGGATATGTTGGGAATGGGATCGTTACAGAACCACCGGTGAAGCAGACGGACACTCGGTCAGCCTCAGATTGGAACTGTGGAAGACTTCCTCACATCTGATAAGGATGTCGCCGTTGTTCGGAATCGGCACGGGAGATATCGACCAGGAGTTCAGGGCGGAATTCACACGCATGAAAACAACGCTCTCGCCCCGCTGGCAACTTCGTCGCCCGCACAACCAGTACATTTCTATTACCGTTACCCTTGGTGTATTCGGTTTGCTGGTGTTTGTCTTTGGTTTGCTATACCCGTTATCCATACGAATCGTCAGACCGGATTACCTGTACGTGGCATTCCTGGTCATCGCCCTGTTGTCCATGATCAATGAAGACACGCTGGAAACGCAGGCAGGGGTTACCTTCTTTGCATTTTTCAATACGTTGTTGCTGTTCCGGCACAAGGCAAATCACACACCCAAACCTGCCGAACGGTAG
- the rnpA gene encoding ribonuclease P protein component, with protein MRTSSFGKKEKLKSRKALALLFKEGRSLNNPPLRMLWIRAEQIGPPSVKIAVAVPKRNFRKAVDRNTLKRRMREAYRRNKNLLHPQESDASSGLNILFLYTGKDLASYRELEEKIRELLSRLFKVTSEKS; from the coding sequence GTGCGAACTTCGTCATTTGGTAAGAAGGAGAAACTCAAAAGCCGGAAGGCATTGGCCCTGCTTTTCAAAGAGGGCAGGAGTTTGAACAACCCACCGCTTCGCATGCTTTGGATACGGGCGGAACAAATCGGACCTCCTTCCGTAAAAATTGCGGTTGCTGTTCCAAAAAGAAATTTCAGGAAGGCAGTTGACAGAAATACCTTGAAAAGAAGAATGCGGGAAGCATACAGGCGCAACAAAAACCTGTTGCATCCGCAGGAGTCAGACGCATCATCCGGATTGAACATCTTGTTCCTCTATACCGGAAAAGATCTGGCCAGCTACCGGGAGCTCGAGGAAAAAATAAGGGAATTGTTATCACGTTTGTTTAAAGTGACATCAGAAAAAAGTTAG
- a CDS encoding YceI family protein, with the protein MLKIKSLILVLGLSLPWMAHAQLLASKESVISFFSEATLENIAAENKAATSFINKTENTVAVKVPVNAFSFEQKLMQEHFNENYMESEKYPYATFKGKIQEEIDYSKDGTYPVTAKGKMNMHGVERDVEMKGTLTIKNSEVHLHTEFVVKLEDYKIKIPSIVVEKIAEEVSVKADITYLPYEKK; encoded by the coding sequence ATGTTGAAAATAAAATCTTTGATCCTGGTGCTGGGGCTAAGCCTGCCCTGGATGGCACATGCCCAGCTGCTGGCAAGCAAGGAATCGGTTATTTCGTTTTTCTCCGAAGCAACCCTGGAAAATATCGCAGCTGAAAACAAGGCGGCAACCAGTTTCATCAACAAAACGGAAAACACGGTTGCCGTGAAAGTGCCGGTGAACGCATTCTCATTTGAACAAAAGCTGATGCAGGAACATTTCAATGAGAACTACATGGAATCCGAAAAATACCCCTACGCGACGTTCAAAGGCAAAATTCAGGAAGAGATCGATTACAGCAAAGACGGCACCTATCCGGTGACTGCCAAAGGCAAGATGAACATGCACGGGGTAGAACGCGATGTGGAGATGAAAGGAACCCTCACCATTAAAAATAGCGAAGTACATTTGCACACCGAGTTTGTTGTGAAGCTGGAAGACTATAAAATCAAGATCCCCAGTATTGTTGTTGAGAAAATTGCGGAGGAAGTGTCGGTGAAGGCAGACATCACTTATTTACCCTATGAGAAAAAATAG